In the Rhodospirillaceae bacterium genome, one interval contains:
- a CDS encoding TRAP transporter substrate-binding protein, with translation MTSESIKISVAGYQGADSVHTKGVQAFGKALRARLGDRLQFEVDNNVLDKGHKSGDLLGMVERGVYEMFYISTIRFTEAVPECQFFDLPFVVSDRQKVYQALDGDVGQLLKDKFRAATPFHVMGFFDNGFRHITNRAHPIRSPEDCAGLTIRTQMTPLPGEGLRQLGFNSTQLDIKYLVEQIDGGDFDAQENSLSSTYNFNLHKHHRHITLTGHIFGVAAFLCNQKVYDAWPQDVRDAIEAAAIEATHEQRRLAIAEDEVVLSRLVPSENDVVHLSKAERAKFVEAARPLVDSYREKLGPELFDALL, from the coding sequence ATGACATCTGAGTCTATCAAAATTTCTGTCGCTGGCTACCAAGGAGCCGATTCCGTTCATACCAAAGGCGTGCAGGCCTTCGGTAAAGCCTTAAGGGCTCGCCTGGGCGACCGCCTGCAATTTGAAGTCGACAACAACGTCTTGGACAAGGGTCACAAATCCGGCGACCTGCTGGGCATGGTTGAACGCGGCGTTTATGAAATGTTTTATATCTCCACCATTCGGTTCACAGAGGCCGTACCCGAATGTCAATTCTTTGACCTTCCCTTCGTGGTAAGTGACCGCCAAAAAGTTTACCAGGCACTGGACGGCGACGTAGGCCAACTTCTAAAAGATAAATTTCGTGCAGCGACGCCGTTTCATGTGATGGGGTTTTTTGACAATGGCTTCCGCCACATCACCAATCGTGCCCACCCCATTCGGTCGCCAGAGGATTGCGCCGGTTTAACAATTCGGACGCAGATGACACCACTTCCCGGCGAAGGCCTAAGACAGTTGGGCTTCAATTCTACTCAACTCGACATAAAATATCTCGTTGAACAAATCGACGGGGGCGACTTCGATGCCCAGGAAAATTCCCTGTCCAGCACCTACAACTTTAATCTCCACAAGCATCATCGTCACATTACACTCACCGGACACATTTTCGGTGTCGCAGCGTTTCTTTGTAACCAAAAGGTCTACGACGCATGGCCTCAAGACGTCCGCGATGCAATTGAGGCCGCGGCTATTGAAGCCACGCACGAGCAGCGACGTCTTGCCATCGCCGAAGACGAAGTGGTGTTGTCGCGCCTGGTTCCATCAGAAAATGATGTCGTTCATCTAAGTAAGGCGGAGCGGGCCAAATTTGTTGAGGCCGCCCGGCCTCTGGTCGATAGCTACCGGGAAAAGCTGGGGCCCGAACTGTTCGACGCACTTCTATAA